The Mesorhizobium sp. M1D.F.Ca.ET.043.01.1.1 genome contains a region encoding:
- a CDS encoding GNAT family N-acetyltransferase translates to MSEQSEILYVSEPNLDPAEFCRVLAESGFGATHGELRLHAMLRQADLVLTARLHRPGRKLVGVLRCVTDFSWICYVSELAVSASAQGLGIGKGLLYEARRQLGPAVAIALISTPNSVGFYEGIGLTRISDAFWLMREC, encoded by the coding sequence ATGAGCGAACAATCTGAGATCCTTTACGTTAGTGAGCCGAACCTTGACCCGGCCGAATTCTGCCGCGTGTTGGCCGAATCCGGCTTCGGGGCGACCCATGGCGAGCTTCGGCTGCATGCGATGCTCCGCCAAGCCGACTTGGTGCTGACGGCCCGGCTCCATCGGCCGGGGCGGAAGCTGGTCGGAGTACTTCGATGCGTTACTGACTTTTCCTGGATCTGCTACGTCTCCGAGCTTGCCGTATCGGCGTCGGCGCAAGGCCTCGGCATCGGCAAGGGCCTCCTGTATGAAGCCCGCCGGCAACTCGGGCCTGCTGTGGCCATAGCTTTGATCTCTACACCCAACTCTGTCGGCTTCTATGAAGGGATTGGATTGACGCGCATTTCAGACGCATTCTGGTTAATGCGCGAATGCTAA
- a CDS encoding CoA ester lyase, translating to MNDAVQAVESPMSVPRWRSLLFVPAHVPRFVEAAHERGADGVILDLEDSVPQDQKGESRRQLSASVAKVGRRGAYVLVRVNRGLRALAADLDAAVVAGVDALVLPKTDSAAWVIEIANAVSELERERNLAVGRIRFLALIETPAALQSLSAIASAHPRMVAMALGPEDFSASVGGAPELDLLLTPNLSVLFAARAAGLLPLGFIGSISEFSDNDRLREAAAHARRLGFTGALAIHPNQVAIFNEAFSPSPQELEWARRVLAAEKDATAQGRGAFALDGKMVDPPVIRRAREIIATDPGAELAV from the coding sequence ATGAATGACGCCGTTCAGGCCGTTGAAAGCCCGATGTCTGTTCCCCGCTGGAGATCTCTGCTCTTTGTTCCCGCTCATGTTCCGCGCTTTGTGGAGGCGGCTCATGAGCGCGGGGCAGATGGCGTCATACTCGACCTTGAGGACTCCGTTCCCCAGGATCAAAAAGGTGAGTCACGGCGCCAGCTTTCTGCATCCGTGGCAAAGGTGGGCCGCAGGGGCGCTTATGTTTTAGTTCGCGTGAATCGCGGTTTGCGTGCCTTGGCGGCCGATCTCGATGCAGCCGTAGTAGCGGGTGTTGATGCACTTGTCCTTCCGAAGACGGATTCGGCAGCGTGGGTAATAGAGATCGCAAATGCGGTATCGGAACTTGAACGAGAAAGAAATCTTGCGGTGGGTCGAATCCGGTTCCTTGCCTTGATCGAGACCCCGGCAGCATTACAAAGTCTCTCAGCCATTGCGTCGGCCCATCCCAGGATGGTTGCAATGGCGCTGGGTCCTGAAGACTTCAGTGCCTCCGTTGGCGGTGCCCCGGAACTCGACCTTCTTTTGACACCGAACCTTTCTGTTCTGTTTGCCGCTCGCGCCGCTGGCTTGCTACCGCTTGGTTTCATAGGAAGTATCAGCGAGTTCTCAGACAATGATAGACTTCGTGAGGCCGCGGCCCATGCGCGGCGGCTTGGCTTTACCGGGGCTTTGGCGATCCATCCAAATCAGGTTGCCATATTCAATGAGGCTTTCTCACCAAGCCCACAGGAACTCGAGTGGGCCCGTCGTGTCCTCGCGGCGGAAAAAGATGCGACGGCGCAAGGCAGAGGCGCGTTCGCATTGGACGGAAAGATGGTCGATCCACCGGTTATTCGAAGGGCCCGAGAAATCATCGCGACGGATCCGGGCGCCGAGTTGGCCGTTTGA
- a CDS encoding TIR domain-containing protein, which yields MAYSDPTYVIFDGDEDAWAYRFMKGWNASENVSFEFANAHDLDNMTSRAQDEDYVKRNLRNRMNGSSQVLVLIGEKTKNLFRFVRWEMELALDLGLPIIAANLNGSRQQDASCPPIIRDKCVVHVPFKMKAIKHALANWPSEFHRLSNAQRGDGARSYGESTYRDLGL from the coding sequence ATGGCATACAGCGATCCGACCTATGTAATATTTGACGGCGATGAAGACGCTTGGGCATACCGCTTTATGAAAGGGTGGAATGCCAGCGAGAATGTGAGTTTTGAATTCGCGAACGCTCACGATCTGGACAATATGACGAGCCGAGCACAGGACGAAGATTATGTTAAACGCAATCTTCGCAACAGAATGAATGGATCGAGCCAGGTACTTGTCCTGATCGGTGAGAAAACGAAAAACCTTTTTCGCTTCGTGCGCTGGGAAATGGAATTGGCCCTTGATCTAGGTCTGCCGATAATCGCAGCAAACCTTAACGGCTCGCGGCAACAAGATGCGAGCTGTCCGCCTATCATCAGGGACAAATGTGTTGTGCACGTGCCGTTCAAGATGAAGGCCATCAAGCACGCGCTAGCCAATTGGCCCAGCGAATTTCATCGGCTTTCAAACGCTCAGCGTGGCGATGGCGCCAGGAGCTATGGCGAAAGCACCTATCGCGATCTCGGCTTATAA
- a CDS encoding LysR family transcriptional regulator, translated as MEIRQLRYFVGVVEAGSFTKAAGFLNVAQSALSLHVRQLEEGFGTQLLIRDRTGVSVTASGAKLLERARAILKEIRLTEVELTNTAASPAGEVTIGIPSGAARVLSGPLLEAVRHELPKVSLKMVEGMTGPLEEWMAAGRFNLAVLYRTADSVGRMTVLAREDLCLVVPSGEPPFEDAISLVDLHEFPLAVPMRNNNVRRSVADVVAQHGCALDVRFEVDSLSTIINMVVEGKAHSILAPSAVQKEASQGLVRTVKIVDPVITRSVVLAVNPKDERSAAVSAVCKLIPKVARKLIEIRDWAAVAPEAT; from the coding sequence GTGGAAATCAGGCAGTTAAGATACTTCGTCGGCGTGGTCGAAGCAGGCAGTTTCACGAAGGCCGCTGGCTTTCTGAATGTCGCCCAGAGTGCGCTGAGTCTGCATGTACGCCAATTGGAGGAAGGCTTCGGCACTCAGCTGCTGATACGCGACAGAACCGGCGTGAGCGTGACGGCGTCAGGAGCCAAACTGCTCGAGCGGGCGCGGGCAATTCTCAAAGAAATTCGACTTACCGAGGTGGAATTGACCAACACAGCCGCTTCCCCTGCCGGGGAGGTGACTATTGGGATTCCGTCTGGAGCTGCTCGCGTCCTGAGCGGTCCGCTGCTTGAGGCGGTGAGACACGAACTGCCCAAGGTGTCCCTCAAGATGGTCGAGGGTATGACGGGACCGCTAGAGGAATGGATGGCGGCTGGACGCTTCAATCTGGCGGTTCTGTACCGCACAGCAGACAGTGTGGGGCGAATGACGGTGCTAGCGCGCGAAGACCTTTGTCTGGTGGTTCCGTCCGGCGAGCCACCGTTTGAAGATGCGATATCGCTGGTCGACCTGCATGAATTCCCCCTGGCGGTTCCCATGCGCAACAACAATGTCAGGCGTTCGGTGGCTGATGTCGTCGCACAACACGGTTGCGCGCTGGACGTCAGGTTTGAAGTGGACTCCCTCTCAACGATCATCAACATGGTCGTAGAGGGAAAAGCGCATTCTATTCTCGCCCCGTCTGCGGTTCAGAAAGAAGCCTCCCAAGGGCTGGTCCGGACTGTCAAGATCGTCGATCCGGTGATTACTCGGTCCGTGGTGCTCGCTGTAAATCCCAAAGATGAGCGTTCTGCGGCCGTTTCTGCGGTCTGCAAGCTCATTCCGAAGGTCGCCAGAAAATTGATTGAAATCCGGGACTGGGCGGCGGTGGCGCCTGAGGCGACCTGA
- the alr gene encoding alanine racemase — translation MLPLVRPRNAIFEINLGAIQANFRAITALVGLGVRVAAVVKSDAYGLGVVEIARALIHVGCDLLFVGNLEEALLLRSSHVDEAIAVFCDDFAKFGRFYQSNNLIPVVNNCAELEAVIATGTKTYFLNVETGFSRFGLAIADVRRAYFSGTFDMYPPSVVLSHLACSETVADPTNVLQRNRFRAIYDLIKPTCGSLAASAGIWLGKSYHFDMVRVGSALYGLNDAGIRPNPLQAVARLRAKILDVRNVARREAVGYGATFRTGRATRVATVGIGYTHGLPWACANKISARFAGYSAPLIGTICMENMTIDITDVPEALCGPGNFVELLGNDFTLDDLAEAVGLSPHEVLTRLGAGCTRRYLNSSLLPTTPRNKALDFDGSSEMNDGKARL, via the coding sequence ATGTTGCCGTTAGTTCGCCCCAGAAATGCTATATTTGAAATCAATCTTGGGGCTATTCAGGCGAACTTCCGGGCCATCACGGCCCTCGTTGGGTTAGGCGTAAGGGTCGCCGCTGTCGTCAAGAGCGACGCCTATGGACTTGGTGTTGTAGAGATTGCAAGGGCGCTTATTCATGTCGGCTGCGATCTGCTCTTCGTCGGCAATCTTGAGGAAGCGCTGCTTCTAAGATCGTCCCATGTAGACGAGGCAATCGCGGTTTTTTGCGATGATTTCGCGAAATTTGGTAGATTCTACCAATCCAATAACCTCATACCGGTTGTGAACAATTGCGCCGAATTGGAAGCCGTTATTGCAACAGGAACGAAGACATATTTTCTTAACGTGGAAACGGGATTTTCCCGCTTTGGGCTCGCCATTGCGGACGTGCGTCGCGCGTATTTTTCTGGTACGTTCGACATGTATCCCCCTTCGGTCGTACTCAGCCATCTAGCGTGCAGCGAAACCGTTGCGGACCCAACTAATGTGTTGCAACGGAACCGCTTCCGGGCGATCTACGATCTGATTAAGCCCACCTGCGGCAGTCTCGCAGCGTCCGCCGGTATCTGGCTAGGTAAATCCTATCATTTCGACATGGTACGGGTGGGCTCAGCCCTGTACGGGCTCAACGATGCTGGCATTCGACCAAATCCGCTGCAAGCGGTTGCAAGGCTCCGAGCGAAAATACTCGACGTGCGCAATGTCGCTAGGCGGGAGGCTGTTGGCTACGGTGCGACATTTCGTACGGGTCGAGCTACCCGCGTAGCGACCGTCGGGATCGGCTACACACATGGCCTTCCATGGGCCTGCGCGAACAAGATATCAGCTCGGTTCGCAGGTTATTCGGCCCCTCTAATCGGAACAATATGCATGGAGAACATGACAATTGATATAACAGATGTTCCAGAAGCGCTTTGTGGGCCAGGTAACTTTGTGGAATTACTGGGAAATGATTTTACCTTAGATGACCTTGCAGAAGCTGTGGGCCTCAGCCCACACGAAGTCTTAACCCGCCTAGGTGCTGGTTGCACAAGACGGTATCTGAATTCTTCCTTGTTACCTACGACCCCTAGGAATAAGGCGTTAGACTTTGATGGCAGCAGCGAGATGAATGATGGCAAGGCACGCCTTTGA
- a CDS encoding CaiB/BaiF CoA-transferase family protein, with protein sequence MQNSLEGITVVAVEQAVAAPYASSRLADAGARVIKVERPEGDFARKYDKLVRGQSAYFVWLNRGKESVCLDLRLEADRAVLDTLVAAADVFIQNLKPGSIEKLGFGSADLRRRFPRLITCDISGFGEGGPFSHLKAYDLIVQAETGLCAITGTQQGPARVGVSVCDISAGMTAHSAILQALYHREVTGEGASIQVSLFDAVADWMNVPVLQHDYSSYHTVRAGVKHPSLAPYGAYRCADGKDVIFSVQNDREWVNFCEKFLKRPELTRALGFADNMERLGHRPQLDEIIELRFSELSCHEAMQELEAAGLAYGRLNEVADISKHPHVRRVEIGTPEGTVETIAPAAIFNSERPSLRPVPGLGAHTEAVREEVRAGLRARAASA encoded by the coding sequence ATGCAGAACTCTCTTGAGGGGATCACTGTCGTAGCTGTGGAGCAGGCCGTTGCTGCACCGTATGCATCGTCTCGTCTTGCCGATGCAGGCGCCCGGGTGATCAAGGTTGAGAGGCCTGAGGGAGACTTTGCCCGGAAATACGATAAGTTGGTGCGGGGGCAAAGCGCCTATTTCGTTTGGCTCAACCGGGGTAAGGAGTCAGTATGCTTGGATTTGAGGTTGGAGGCGGACCGTGCTGTGCTGGACACGCTTGTTGCTGCTGCTGACGTCTTTATCCAGAATCTGAAGCCAGGCAGCATCGAAAAACTCGGCTTCGGATCTGCGGATCTGCGTCGCCGTTTTCCGCGGCTAATCACCTGCGACATTTCGGGATTTGGGGAGGGGGGGCCATTTTCTCACCTCAAGGCCTATGATCTCATCGTCCAAGCCGAAACCGGTCTGTGTGCGATCACCGGGACGCAACAGGGACCCGCCCGTGTGGGTGTGTCGGTTTGCGACATCTCGGCAGGCATGACGGCACATAGCGCCATACTTCAGGCGCTGTATCATCGCGAGGTCACTGGCGAAGGGGCTAGCATTCAGGTGTCCCTGTTCGATGCCGTCGCCGATTGGATGAACGTGCCGGTCCTGCAACACGACTACAGCAGCTACCACACGGTACGCGCGGGCGTGAAACACCCCTCGCTGGCGCCTTATGGCGCCTATCGCTGCGCCGATGGCAAGGACGTCATCTTTTCCGTGCAGAATGACCGGGAATGGGTGAATTTCTGCGAGAAATTCCTGAAGCGGCCTGAGCTCACGCGTGCACTTGGTTTCGCCGACAACATGGAGCGCCTCGGCCACCGTCCTCAACTTGATGAGATAATTGAGCTGCGGTTTTCCGAGCTGTCCTGCCACGAAGCGATGCAGGAGCTTGAGGCGGCCGGTTTGGCATATGGGCGACTGAACGAAGTGGCGGACATTTCAAAGCATCCACACGTTCGCAGGGTTGAGATTGGCACACCTGAAGGAACAGTAGAGACGATCGCCCCGGCGGCGATCTTCAACTCTGAGCGCCCCTCGCTGCGCCCAGTTCCGGGCCTTGGTGCGCATACGGAGGCTGTCCGCGAGGAGGTTCGAGCAGGTTTGCGCGCAAGAGCCGCGTCAGCATGA
- a CDS encoding methylaspartate ammonia-lyase, which yields MQIKDVLLAPGNGAFFYDDQGAIRAGAPQDGFVYSGEATAIGFTSIRVPASSLSIGLALTDGAVVWGDMMSVQYSGAGGRDPLFESAQISELTSRIVVPRLLNVDVSRYLDACAKVFEPLQHQRLPLAIEYGVSQALLRASAHLQSTTMAEVVCSEFNLPLPIRRVPIYCQSGDAREINVDKMILKAVDILPHGLINSRQKFGVEGQAFMEFVKWVAARTREIGRPGYHPVLHFDVYGWIGQEISLEPQLIADFICRVADAVPGFTLNVESPADFGSTQAQIENYAKIVSILDNRGSTARIVVDERCNTLEDIRLFAEAKAAHLIQIKTPDVGSLADTARAVLLCKENKVGAYVGGSCTETDLSAQASVHISMATQADMMLAKPGMGVDEAFSIVGNEQNRLLAMLNRRRAQNENVG from the coding sequence ATGCAGATCAAAGACGTCCTCCTTGCGCCTGGCAATGGCGCTTTTTTCTATGACGATCAGGGTGCCATCAGGGCCGGCGCGCCCCAGGACGGTTTCGTCTATAGCGGCGAGGCGACAGCGATTGGGTTCACGTCCATCCGCGTTCCGGCATCTTCGCTCAGCATCGGGCTTGCTCTCACCGACGGGGCCGTGGTTTGGGGTGACATGATGAGCGTTCAATATTCTGGTGCTGGAGGACGAGATCCTTTGTTTGAGAGTGCTCAAATCTCGGAGTTAACCTCGCGTATAGTCGTGCCCCGGCTTCTCAATGTCGACGTATCTCGTTATCTCGATGCCTGTGCAAAGGTTTTTGAGCCTCTCCAGCACCAGCGGTTACCTCTCGCGATTGAGTATGGCGTTAGCCAGGCGCTCCTTCGCGCCTCGGCCCATCTTCAAAGTACCACGATGGCGGAAGTCGTTTGCAGTGAATTTAACCTGCCGCTGCCAATTCGCAGGGTTCCGATCTACTGCCAAAGCGGCGATGCTCGCGAAATCAACGTCGACAAAATGATCTTGAAAGCGGTAGATATACTTCCCCACGGCCTGATCAACTCACGGCAGAAATTCGGCGTCGAGGGCCAGGCCTTCATGGAGTTCGTGAAGTGGGTTGCGGCGCGGACGCGCGAAATTGGCCGCCCGGGGTATCATCCGGTGCTGCATTTCGATGTGTATGGCTGGATCGGCCAGGAAATCAGCCTGGAGCCGCAACTCATCGCCGACTTTATCTGCAGGGTCGCCGACGCTGTTCCGGGTTTCACCCTCAATGTCGAGTCCCCGGCGGATTTTGGTTCGACGCAAGCTCAAATTGAGAACTACGCCAAGATCGTATCAATTTTGGACAACCGGGGTTCCACCGCTCGCATTGTCGTGGACGAAAGGTGCAACACGCTCGAGGATATTCGGCTCTTTGCCGAAGCGAAGGCCGCGCATCTCATTCAAATCAAGACGCCTGATGTCGGCTCATTGGCTGACACGGCACGTGCAGTGCTCCTGTGTAAGGAGAACAAGGTAGGCGCGTACGTTGGAGGAAGCTGTACCGAGACAGATCTCTCTGCCCAGGCTTCCGTCCACATATCGATGGCGACCCAGGCAGACATGATGCTTGCGAAGCCTGGAATGGGAGTCGACGAGGCATTCTCGATCGTGGGCAATGAACAGAATCGGTTGCTTGCGATGCTGAATCGTCGTCGGGCTCAAAACGAAAATGTTGGATGA
- a CDS encoding NAD-dependent succinate-semialdehyde dehydrogenase: MSDAKSYELFINGKWRAGGSRATLPVINPATEKVFASVASATVSDLDEALASAERSRKAWSSRPAKERGEILVSAASILAEKAGAAARDLSSEQGKTIAEATGEYARAVETLEWNGRHADELSAPIPLGSNRMIAPEPLGVVAAFTPWNYPAVLIARKLAPALAAGCPVILKGAEETPSVAVHIVESLRQAGIPEGVVNLVFGVPVHISRHLLSSPIVKVLTFTGSTAVGKQLATLAANNLQRCILELGGHSPVIVCEDADLARAIPAISEYKFECAGQSCNAPSRILVARSRYEELLFRMTEAVRRIRIGPPDDPATQMGPMANARRIEAMQRLTKDAVEGGARIETGGIPLDRPGFYWPPTILTGVPKQARVLHEEPFGPILTVAPFDTIEEAIEEANATEYGLAAYLFTGAADTQQKLINGLSAGAVSVNYLKGVSADAPYGGVKQSGYGYEGGEQGVRSFQILKMVNGLGSFG; encoded by the coding sequence ATGTCCGACGCCAAGAGCTACGAGCTCTTCATTAATGGCAAATGGCGAGCCGGTGGTAGCCGAGCCACTTTGCCGGTGATCAACCCGGCGACGGAGAAGGTATTTGCCTCAGTGGCCTCGGCTACGGTTTCAGACTTGGATGAAGCTCTTGCCTCGGCAGAACGCAGCCGCAAGGCGTGGTCCTCACGACCCGCCAAAGAGCGTGGCGAGATCCTCGTCTCTGCCGCCAGCATTCTGGCAGAGAAAGCTGGCGCCGCAGCCAGGGACCTGTCGTCCGAACAGGGAAAGACGATTGCCGAAGCGACAGGAGAATACGCGCGCGCAGTCGAAACGCTGGAATGGAATGGCCGGCATGCCGATGAGTTGTCGGCCCCGATTCCGTTGGGCTCGAACAGGATGATAGCCCCCGAGCCGCTCGGTGTCGTCGCTGCATTTACGCCATGGAACTATCCGGCCGTTCTTATCGCCCGCAAGCTCGCCCCCGCGCTGGCGGCAGGCTGCCCGGTGATCCTCAAAGGGGCCGAGGAGACGCCAAGTGTGGCTGTCCATATCGTGGAATCTTTGCGTCAAGCAGGGATACCAGAAGGCGTGGTCAACCTGGTGTTCGGTGTTCCTGTGCATATATCGCGGCATCTGCTCAGTTCGCCAATTGTGAAAGTCTTGACGTTCACGGGGTCGACGGCTGTTGGAAAACAGCTAGCCACGCTGGCCGCGAATAATCTGCAGCGTTGCATCCTTGAGCTCGGTGGACATTCCCCGGTTATTGTGTGCGAAGATGCGGATCTGGCAAGGGCGATACCGGCTATTTCGGAATACAAATTCGAGTGCGCGGGCCAGAGCTGTAATGCGCCCAGCAGGATTCTTGTCGCCCGGTCCCGCTATGAGGAACTCCTGTTCCGGATGACGGAGGCGGTCCGAAGAATCAGGATCGGACCACCGGATGACCCTGCAACGCAAATGGGGCCAATGGCAAACGCGCGGCGAATAGAGGCCATGCAGCGCCTGACCAAGGATGCGGTAGAAGGCGGCGCCCGCATCGAGACCGGTGGCATCCCCCTTGACCGACCGGGGTTTTACTGGCCGCCAACCATCCTGACGGGCGTACCGAAGCAAGCGAGAGTGCTTCATGAAGAGCCGTTCGGACCGATTCTCACCGTGGCGCCTTTCGATACGATCGAAGAGGCGATCGAGGAAGCCAACGCCACCGAGTACGGTCTGGCCGCCTACTTGTTTACTGGCGCGGCCGATACGCAACAGAAGCTTATCAATGGTCTCTCTGCGGGCGCAGTTAGTGTGAATTACCTGAAAGGGGTTTCCGCGGATGCGCCTTATGGGGGCGTCAAGCAAAGCGGCTATGGATATGAAGGCGGCGAGCAGGGGGTGCGAAGCTTCCAGATTTTGAAAATGGTCAATGGCCTCGGTTCGTTTGGATAA
- a CDS encoding Lrp/AsnC family transcriptional regulator, translating to MKSKPDPVQLDSWDVRILSEIQADGRISKSELAKRVHLSASACSERLRALKAAGIIEGFYARLSPALVGGMIFVMVEVVLDRHRLEDQRVFETAIQEIPEILDCWAIGGRVDYLMRVASRSMAAYQDFMEGLLQAGLGIDQYYSLVVTKPVKSNSPIPLSALRQR from the coding sequence ATGAAGTCGAAACCCGATCCCGTGCAACTCGACAGTTGGGACGTCCGGATTCTCTCCGAGATTCAGGCAGACGGTCGGATTTCAAAAAGTGAGCTTGCAAAACGAGTTCATCTTTCGGCGTCGGCCTGTTCGGAGCGGCTCCGAGCACTCAAGGCCGCAGGAATTATTGAGGGATTTTATGCGCGACTGAGTCCTGCACTCGTCGGCGGCATGATCTTTGTGATGGTAGAAGTCGTGCTGGATCGCCATCGTCTTGAGGACCAACGAGTCTTCGAAACTGCAATCCAAGAGATTCCGGAAATCCTGGACTGCTGGGCAATTGGGGGGCGCGTGGATTATTTGATGCGGGTCGCATCTCGTTCTATGGCCGCCTATCAGGATTTCATGGAGGGACTGCTGCAGGCAGGCTTGGGGATTGATCAATACTATAGCCTTGTCGTCACGAAACCAGTGAAGTCCAATTCACCGATACCTTTGTCCGCCCTGAGGCAACGGTGA
- a CDS encoding DUF4231 domain-containing protein, with protein sequence MKYPGLYNSADVASNEQQATFLRLIRAEYVLLFLASVLSLDLSPSKAYFGVYAAVFLCSMGVLIFRSVTKPEQVWYQARALAESVKTLTWRFAMRAQPFDDARAADARADFRKLMEGILDSNRHLGSALSGTDSASPQTTDQMMSIRDSPLKERKDIYLQRRICDQRKWYEKKARSNKRSAKVWMGLGIFAYALGFSFIVVRIADPAMPGWPTEPLIVIAASLIGWTQIKKFNELASAYTLTAHEIGLTADLITDANSDEAFSAAVNEAELAFSREHTQWVARQNN encoded by the coding sequence ATGAAATATCCTGGACTCTATAATAGCGCCGACGTGGCATCCAACGAGCAGCAGGCGACGTTTCTCCGCCTGATCCGGGCAGAGTACGTTCTTCTTTTTTTAGCGTCGGTGCTCTCTTTGGACTTGTCGCCATCAAAAGCCTATTTCGGTGTCTATGCTGCGGTATTTCTTTGCTCAATGGGAGTCCTCATTTTCCGGTCGGTCACAAAGCCCGAGCAGGTCTGGTATCAGGCTCGAGCTCTTGCAGAGTCGGTGAAGACATTGACTTGGCGCTTCGCGATGCGAGCACAGCCGTTCGATGACGCGCGCGCCGCTGACGCCAGAGCTGATTTTCGAAAGCTCATGGAAGGTATCCTTGATAGCAATCGTCACCTTGGTAGCGCGTTGAGCGGCACCGATTCAGCATCCCCCCAAACAACCGACCAGATGATGTCGATAAGGGACTCCCCGCTAAAAGAAAGAAAAGACATATATCTGCAGAGACGAATCTGCGACCAGCGGAAGTGGTACGAGAAGAAGGCGCGCTCGAACAAGAGGTCCGCGAAAGTCTGGATGGGCCTTGGTATTTTTGCATACGCTCTGGGATTCTCGTTCATCGTAGTACGCATCGCTGACCCCGCGATGCCTGGCTGGCCGACCGAGCCGCTAATTGTCATCGCCGCCTCGCTTATCGGGTGGACCCAGATCAAGAAATTTAACGAATTGGCATCGGCTTACACGTTGACAGCTCACGAGATCGGCTTGACTGCCGACCTTATTACGGACGCCAACTCGGATGAGGCATTCTCCGCCGCGGTGAACGAAGCCGAACTGGCTTTCTCACGGGAGCACACCCAGTGGGTTGCTCGTCAAAACAACTAA
- a CDS encoding fumarate hydratase — protein sequence MGNRTRTIAGRDITRSVADALQYISYYHPPDYIRSLSHAYTREQSPSAKNAIGQILLNSRMAAFGRRPICQDTGLVVVFAKVGMDARIKSTASFADLVNEGVRQAYLDPDNPLRASIVADPLARRVNTRDNTPAVVHVNLVQGDQIEITIAAKGGGSENKARFTTLNPSASVSDWVVNTVSTLGSGWCPPGLISVGIGGSAEKAMLLAKEAMNEPIDMAELIARGASSPEEGLRIELYERINALGIGAQGLGGLTTVVDVKVATYPTHAASKPVALIPQCAANRHLKFTLDGSGPIRLQPPDLREWPDIGADELNPAGVRRVNLDTLTKEETASWRCGETLLLSGKMLTGRDAAHKRMVELIDAGKPLPVDLTGRVIYYVGPVRAVRNEVVGPAGPTTSSRLDDFTDKVLAETGLFAMIGKAERGPAAIESIIRHKTPYLAAVGGAAYLISKSIKKARIVAFEDLGMEAIYEFDVQDMPVIMAVDVEGNSIHNSGPLEWRRRMAADSIARNIGV from the coding sequence GTGGGAAACAGAACACGGACCATCGCAGGTCGCGACATCACAAGGAGCGTCGCCGACGCCCTTCAGTACATCTCGTACTATCATCCTCCAGATTATATCCGGTCTCTTTCTCACGCATACACGCGAGAACAGAGCCCGTCGGCGAAGAATGCCATAGGTCAGATTCTGCTGAACTCCCGCATGGCGGCCTTTGGGCGGCGCCCGATCTGTCAGGACACCGGACTTGTGGTTGTCTTCGCAAAGGTCGGCATGGATGCCCGCATTAAGTCAACAGCCAGTTTCGCTGATCTTGTGAATGAGGGCGTACGTCAAGCCTATCTCGATCCGGACAATCCCCTTCGGGCATCGATCGTTGCGGATCCCCTCGCTAGACGGGTCAACACCCGCGACAACACGCCGGCAGTTGTCCATGTCAACTTGGTGCAAGGTGACCAGATTGAGATCACTATCGCCGCAAAAGGCGGCGGGTCCGAGAACAAGGCACGTTTTACCACCCTTAATCCCAGCGCCTCCGTTTCCGACTGGGTGGTCAATACCGTTTCGACCCTGGGCAGCGGATGGTGTCCGCCTGGGCTGATCTCTGTTGGTATCGGTGGTAGCGCTGAAAAGGCGATGCTGCTGGCCAAGGAAGCCATGAACGAGCCCATCGATATGGCGGAACTAATCGCAAGGGGGGCGTCAAGCCCGGAAGAGGGACTGCGGATTGAGCTTTATGAGCGGATCAACGCGCTTGGCATCGGCGCCCAAGGGCTTGGTGGTCTGACGACAGTCGTTGACGTCAAGGTTGCGACCTATCCTACTCATGCGGCGTCCAAGCCTGTGGCGCTCATCCCGCAATGCGCCGCCAACCGGCACCTGAAGTTTACTTTGGACGGCTCTGGACCCATCAGGCTCCAGCCGCCCGATTTGCGCGAATGGCCCGACATCGGAGCCGACGAATTGAACCCAGCCGGCGTCCGGCGGGTCAATTTAGATACGCTGACGAAGGAAGAGACGGCATCGTGGCGCTGCGGTGAAACGCTCCTGCTGTCTGGAAAGATGCTGACGGGCCGTGACGCTGCCCACAAACGAATGGTCGAGCTGATCGATGCCGGCAAGCCGCTTCCGGTCGATCTGACGGGACGCGTGATCTACTATGTCGGTCCCGTCCGGGCAGTGAGGAATGAGGTCGTTGGACCCGCCGGTCCAACAACCTCCAGCCGCTTGGACGATTTTACGGACAAGGTGCTCGCCGAAACCGGCCTTTTTGCGATGATCGGCAAAGCGGAAAGGGGACCGGCGGCCATCGAGTCGATTATAAGACACAAAACGCCCTATCTTGCTGCAGTGGGTGGCGCTGCGTACCTGATTTCAAAATCGATTAAGAAGGCGCGGATCGTTGCCTTTGAAGACCTGGGCATGGAAGCCATCTATGAATTCGATGTGCAGGACATGCCTGTTATCATGGCCGTCGATGTTGAGGGAAACTCCATTCACAATTCCGGGCCTCTCGAGTGGCGTAGGCGTATGGCGGCCGACAGCATCGCACGCAACATCGGCGTTTGA